Proteins from a single region of Desulfobacter postgatei 2ac9:
- the mraY gene encoding phospho-N-acetylmuramoyl-pentapeptide-transferase encodes MFYQFLYPLHEHYTVFNIFRYITFRTIYGGLTAFIICFILGPIVIRQLQIMHFGQIIQTDGPQSHLKKQGTPTMGGIMILFSIFVSTFLWGNFTNHYVGILLLSTLLFGAIGFIDDYLSLMKKRNMGFTAKSKFLLQILSGLLIGFLIYISPDFNTVLTVPFFKDVAMNLGIFYIPFACLVIVGTSNAVNLTDGLDGLAIGPFIVASLTYMLFAYVVGHAQFAEYLQLRHIPAAGEVSVICGILAGAGMGFLWFNAHPAQIFMGDTGSIPLGAILGTIAVVTKQEIMLVLVGGLFVMEACSVILQVSYFKLTHGKRIFRMAPLHHHFELKGWHESKVIVRFWIIAIFLSAIALSTLKIR; translated from the coding sequence ATGTTTTACCAATTTTTATACCCGTTACATGAACATTATACCGTTTTCAATATTTTTCGGTATATTACCTTCCGCACCATATACGGAGGGCTGACCGCCTTTATCATCTGTTTTATTCTCGGCCCCATTGTGATCCGGCAGCTGCAGATCATGCACTTCGGCCAAATCATCCAGACCGATGGCCCGCAGTCCCACTTAAAAAAGCAGGGCACCCCCACCATGGGCGGCATCATGATTCTGTTTTCCATTTTTGTTTCCACATTTTTATGGGGAAACTTCACCAACCACTATGTGGGAATATTGCTGCTGTCCACCCTGCTTTTCGGTGCCATCGGTTTTATTGATGACTACCTGTCGCTGATGAAAAAAAGGAATATGGGATTCACGGCGAAAAGCAAATTCCTTCTCCAGATCCTTTCCGGCCTGCTCATCGGTTTTCTGATTTATATCAGCCCGGACTTCAATACCGTGCTCACGGTACCGTTCTTCAAAGACGTGGCCATGAATTTAGGTATCTTTTATATCCCCTTTGCCTGCCTGGTTATTGTGGGCACATCCAATGCCGTGAACCTCACGGATGGTCTGGACGGATTGGCCATCGGCCCCTTTATCGTGGCATCACTGACGTATATGCTGTTTGCCTATGTGGTCGGTCATGCCCAGTTTGCCGAGTATCTGCAGCTCCGTCACATTCCCGCAGCCGGTGAAGTATCTGTCATCTGCGGCATTCTGGCCGGTGCAGGCATGGGATTTTTATGGTTCAATGCCCATCCGGCCCAAATTTTCATGGGCGATACCGGCTCTATCCCCCTTGGGGCCATCCTTGGCACCATTGCCGTGGTCACCAAACAGGAGATCATGCTGGTACTCGTGGGCGGACTTTTTGTCATGGAAGCGTGTTCTGTGATTCTTCAAGTCTCCTATTTTAAACTCACCCACGGCAAGAGAATCTTCAGAATGGCCCCCCTGCACCACCATTTTGAATTAAAAGGCTGGCATGAATCCAAAGTTATTGTCCGGTTCTGGATTATTGCCATTTTCCTTTCGGCCATAGCGTTGAGTACATTGAAGATAAGATAA
- the murD gene encoding UDP-N-acetylmuramoyl-L-alanine--D-glutamate ligase: MPNLTDTYELIVGLGACGLSMARFLRSRGHCVAATDIDGTKTSEAAALKKLGIPVRIGSHGQKMFDQASVIIPSPGIPLDMPFIKSARDKGVPVTGELDIFAQYNTTPVIAITGTNGKTTTTELTAAMLEASGISCFVGGNIGTPLVEYLMQETPKDVVVAEVSSFQLDLADAFRPDVAALLNLAQDHLDRYPDFAAYADSKWSVFKNMTALDTAVVNASIKDFSTRTKTICADILEFSSTGPVPRGASVHKMGIDIRQKKISDTLTAETLDRLPGMHNRENVAAAVLAALSCGASMAGIRQALNAFILSEHRIAFVREVDGIRFYNDSKATNVDAVLRALESFESNVILILGGREKGLDFAPLVPEVKTRAKAVIGMGEATGHVMETFEGICPAYACRDMLCAVNKAVSVAGKGDVVLLSPACASFDLYANYRERGKDFARIVNAIVPKQEICHG; encoded by the coding sequence ATGCCAAACCTTACTGATACATATGAACTGATTGTGGGCTTAGGCGCCTGTGGGCTTTCCATGGCCCGTTTTTTGCGTTCCCGTGGACACTGCGTGGCAGCCACGGATATTGACGGAACAAAGACAAGTGAAGCTGCGGCCTTAAAAAAACTGGGGATCCCGGTAAGAATCGGCAGCCATGGCCAGAAGATGTTTGACCAGGCGTCCGTAATTATCCCAAGCCCAGGCATTCCCTTAGACATGCCGTTCATCAAGTCTGCCCGGGACAAGGGCGTACCTGTAACAGGCGAGCTGGATATTTTTGCCCAGTACAACACCACGCCCGTGATCGCAATCACAGGCACCAACGGAAAAACCACCACCACGGAGCTGACGGCAGCCATGCTTGAGGCATCAGGAATTTCCTGCTTTGTCGGCGGGAATATCGGCACCCCCCTGGTGGAATATCTCATGCAGGAGACCCCAAAGGATGTTGTTGTCGCCGAAGTCTCCTCCTTCCAGCTTGATCTTGCGGATGCGTTCCGGCCGGATGTGGCAGCACTTCTCAATCTTGCCCAGGATCACCTGGACCGGTATCCGGATTTTGCGGCTTACGCCGATTCAAAATGGTCTGTTTTTAAAAATATGACTGCCCTGGATACTGCCGTGGTTAATGCCTCCATCAAAGATTTTTCAACACGGACCAAAACCATTTGCGCCGATATTCTTGAATTTTCATCCACCGGTCCTGTACCCCGGGGAGCAAGCGTTCACAAGATGGGAATCGACATCCGGCAAAAAAAAATCAGCGACACCCTTACAGCAGAAACCTTGGACAGGCTTCCCGGTATGCATAACAGGGAAAATGTTGCGGCAGCGGTCCTTGCGGCCCTGAGCTGCGGTGCCTCCATGGCAGGTATCAGACAGGCCTTAAATGCGTTTATCCTGTCAGAACATCGTATCGCCTTTGTCCGGGAGGTTGACGGCATACGTTTTTACAACGACTCCAAGGCTACCAATGTAGATGCCGTGCTTCGGGCCCTGGAATCCTTTGAATCCAATGTCATTCTCATTCTCGGCGGCAGGGAAAAGGGCCTGGATTTTGCCCCCCTGGTGCCTGAAGTGAAAACCCGGGCCAAAGCCGTTATCGGCATGGGCGAAGCTACCGGTCATGTTATGGAGACATTTGAAGGCATCTGCCCCGCATACGCCTGCAGGGACATGTTGTGCGCCGTTAACAAGGCAGTGTCTGTGGCAGGCAAAGGCGATGTGGTCCTTTTATCCCCGGCCTGCGCAAGTTTTGATCTTTATGCCAATTACCGGGAACGGGGAAAGGATTTTGCCCGCATTGTCAACGCGATAGTTCCGAAACAGGAGATATGCCATGGCTGA
- the ftsW gene encoding putative lipid II flippase FtsW, which produces MADTLHIGEYFPGPLHPFFREKTILFPVLILTGIGLVMVYSASCSISMDEHNTLFYYLKRQSIFLLVSFVIMYITASLPYRLYKSMAYIILFAAIGLLVAVLIPAFGIKANNARRWLNFGLFAFQPAEFAKLAMILFMAYSLSKKEEMGKLREFSIGVVPHAVVFALMAVLILCQPDFGTIVVMGMICWGMMFIAGVPLLHLLSPLPLVIPMAYFLVVKVRYRLDRVLGFMDPWKDPLDIGFQLTNSLKAFGSGGLFGKGVGLSMQKMHFLPEPHTDFIFSIIGEELGLVGVTAILALYGLILHTGTRIARQSDTFFGAVTATGITLYLGLQVIINTGVTLGVLPTKGLTLPFISYGGTSLIINMAAMGILMNIGASANHAKK; this is translated from the coding sequence ATGGCTGATACCCTGCACATCGGCGAATACTTCCCGGGCCCTCTTCACCCTTTTTTCAGGGAAAAAACCATTCTTTTCCCGGTGCTTATTCTCACGGGAATCGGCCTGGTCATGGTGTATTCAGCCTCCTGCTCCATCTCCATGGATGAGCATAACACCTTGTTTTATTACCTGAAACGCCAGTCCATATTTCTGCTTGTCAGCTTTGTCATCATGTATATCACCGCTTCTTTGCCTTACAGATTATACAAAAGCATGGCTTATATCATCTTGTTTGCAGCCATCGGCCTTCTGGTTGCCGTGCTTATCCCGGCTTTCGGCATTAAGGCCAACAATGCGCGGCGCTGGCTTAATTTCGGGCTGTTCGCATTCCAGCCTGCAGAATTTGCCAAGCTTGCCATGATCCTTTTCATGGCCTACTCTCTGTCCAAAAAAGAGGAAATGGGAAAACTGAGGGAATTTTCCATTGGCGTTGTGCCCCATGCCGTGGTATTCGCCCTCATGGCCGTACTCATCTTGTGCCAGCCCGATTTCGGCACCATCGTGGTCATGGGGATGATCTGCTGGGGAATGATGTTCATTGCAGGCGTGCCCTTACTGCACCTGCTCAGCCCGTTGCCGCTGGTCATTCCTATGGCATATTTTCTGGTCGTCAAAGTCCGTTACCGGCTCGATCGGGTCCTCGGATTCATGGACCCCTGGAAAGATCCCCTCGACATCGGCTTCCAGCTCACCAACTCCCTTAAGGCCTTTGGATCGGGCGGTTTGTTCGGCAAAGGCGTAGGGCTTTCCATGCAGAAGATGCACTTTTTGCCTGAACCCCATACGGATTTTATTTTCTCCATCATTGGCGAGGAACTTGGCCTTGTCGGGGTGACGGCAATCCTGGCGCTTTACGGCCTCATCCTCCACACAGGCACCCGCATTGCCCGGCAGTCAGATACTTTTTTCGGGGCCGTAACCGCCACGGGCATCACCCTCTATTTAGGACTTCAGGTCATCATCAACACCGGCGTGACATTAGGCGTACTTCCCACCAAGGGTCTGACCCTGCCCTTTATTTCCTACGGCGGAACATCGCTGATCATCAATATGGCGGCCATGGGTATTTTAATGAACATAGGAGCATCGGCAAACCATGCCAAAAAATAG
- the murG gene encoding undecaprenyldiphospho-muramoylpentapeptide beta-N-acetylglucosaminyltransferase, with translation MPKNRHVIIAGGKTGGHLFPGIAVAQALMEKDPSTKILFVGTSAPFETDTLARYGFAHKSIIARPIKGKNIFAKAWSASLVGISLFQALVIIIAFRTDFILGVGGFSSFALVLGGRILFRDTAIHEQNAFPGMTNRMLSKIARTRFISFKETKGMPENETTLLVGNPVRRPLSTPLENIKSDDSILNQINADDFLILVTGGSQGAASINRAFTDAAAMMKDTRQLFIIHQTGKNAEAQIQQFYATGDIRHKAAAFFYDMPAIQDRADLVISRAGAGTVSELCIKAKPAILVPYPYAADDHQTANARFLADQGACIMIADKDLTGETLLAAIEDLQHDTNKRSRMADTMKALAMPHGADLIADRILGGNISKKENNVSA, from the coding sequence ATGCCAAAAAATAGACATGTCATCATTGCCGGCGGGAAAACAGGGGGACATCTTTTCCCGGGCATTGCCGTAGCCCAGGCCCTGATGGAAAAAGACCCGTCCACAAAAATCCTTTTTGTGGGCACCAGCGCGCCTTTTGAAACAGACACCCTTGCGCGGTACGGATTTGCCCATAAATCAATTATTGCAAGGCCCATAAAGGGAAAAAACATCTTTGCAAAGGCCTGGTCCGCCAGTCTTGTGGGTATCAGCCTGTTCCAGGCCCTGGTGATCATTATTGCGTTCAGGACGGATTTCATTCTGGGCGTGGGCGGATTTTCATCCTTTGCCCTGGTGCTGGGCGGGCGCATCCTTTTCAGAGACACAGCCATCCACGAGCAGAATGCCTTTCCCGGCATGACCAACCGCATGCTGTCCAAAATTGCCCGGACCCGGTTTATCTCCTTTAAAGAGACAAAGGGTATGCCGGAAAATGAAACCACCTTGCTGGTCGGCAACCCGGTACGCCGACCTTTAAGCACGCCTCTTGAAAACATCAAGAGTGATGACAGTATCCTCAACCAAATCAACGCGGATGATTTTCTTATTCTTGTCACCGGCGGCAGCCAGGGTGCAGCCTCCATCAACAGGGCATTTACTGATGCCGCAGCAATGATGAAAGATACCCGTCAGCTTTTCATCATTCACCAGACCGGAAAAAACGCCGAGGCACAGATACAGCAATTTTATGCTACCGGGGATATCCGGCACAAGGCCGCAGCCTTTTTTTATGACATGCCGGCCATTCAGGACCGGGCAGACCTGGTTATCAGCCGGGCAGGCGCCGGCACGGTCTCGGAACTGTGCATCAAGGCAAAACCCGCCATCCTTGTCCCCTACCCCTATGCGGCAGACGATCACCAGACCGCAAACGCAAGATTCCTGGCCGACCAGGGTGCCTGCATCATGATTGCGGACAAAGACCTGACAGGCGAAACCTTATTGGCAGCCATTGAGGATCTGCAACACGATACGAATAAAAGATCCCGCATGGCAGACACCATGAAGGCGCTTGCCATGCCCCATGGCGCAGACCTGATTGCAGACCGTATTCTCGGGGGCAATATTTCAAAAAAGGAAAACAATGTATCAGCATGA
- the murC gene encoding UDP-N-acetylmuramate--L-alanine ligase → MYQHDYHIHFVGIGGIGMSGIAELLLNLGYTISGSDLKLSHITDRLKAKGAVIYKGHAKENITDVNVMVTSSAISSQNPEVIRAKELGCPIIPRAEMLAELMRIKYAIAVAGAHGKTSTTAMISQILNTAGLDPTVIIGGLLQGLDTNALHGSGEFIVAEADESDGSFLKYAPSIAAVTNIDLEHLDFYKDIEDIKDKFVQFINSVPFYGLAILCLDNPHIQDILPRITVRYITYGMTAQSELQARHIRFENGKSLFNVFKGKQDLGHILLNIGGQHNILNAMAGIATGLELKVPFDTIKKALEEIKGVKRRLEIKGKTKGITVMDDYGHHPTEIKATLTAVRESYPDKRIIVLFQPHRYTRTKALFQEFTRAFYQSDVLIVLPIYAASEAPIEGVDSEKLVAGIKAHGHKEACFAPDFTQALSIITHKAKPGDMVLTLGAGDVYTLGEKLVEIL, encoded by the coding sequence ATGTATCAGCATGATTATCACATACACTTTGTAGGCATCGGCGGCATCGGCATGAGCGGCATTGCCGAGTTGCTGTTAAATCTTGGCTATACCATATCCGGGTCTGATCTCAAACTGTCCCACATCACAGACCGTCTCAAAGCCAAGGGTGCGGTGATTTACAAGGGTCATGCCAAGGAAAACATCACAGATGTCAATGTGATGGTGACCTCTTCGGCCATATCCTCCCAGAACCCGGAAGTGATCCGGGCAAAAGAGCTGGGCTGTCCCATCATTCCCCGGGCCGAAATGCTGGCCGAACTGATGCGCATCAAATATGCCATTGCCGTGGCAGGGGCCCATGGCAAAACCTCCACCACGGCCATGATATCCCAAATCCTTAATACCGCCGGCCTTGATCCGACGGTAATCATCGGCGGCCTGCTCCAGGGTCTGGACACCAATGCCCTGCATGGGTCAGGCGAATTTATTGTGGCCGAGGCAGATGAAAGCGACGGATCATTTCTTAAATATGCCCCCTCCATTGCAGCTGTGACCAACATTGACCTGGAACATCTCGACTTTTACAAGGATATCGAAGATATAAAGGATAAATTTGTCCAGTTTATCAACTCCGTGCCCTTTTACGGCCTTGCCATTCTATGTCTGGACAACCCCCATATCCAGGACATTCTGCCCAGGATCACGGTACGCTACATCACCTACGGCATGACAGCCCAGTCCGAACTGCAGGCACGACACATCCGGTTTGAAAACGGTAAATCCCTGTTCAACGTATTCAAGGGAAAACAGGACCTGGGCCATATTCTTTTAAACATCGGCGGCCAGCACAATATTCTCAATGCCATGGCCGGCATTGCCACGGGCCTGGAACTTAAGGTCCCCTTTGACACCATTAAAAAAGCGCTGGAGGAGATTAAAGGCGTTAAACGTCGCCTGGAGATCAAAGGGAAAACCAAGGGTATCACGGTGATGGATGATTACGGTCATCACCCCACAGAGATCAAGGCAACTTTGACGGCGGTCAGGGAGAGCTATCCGGACAAACGAATTATTGTATTGTTCCAGCCCCACAGATACACAAGGACAAAAGCGTTGTTCCAGGAATTCACCCGGGCCTTTTATCAGTCCGACGTACTCATTGTGCTGCCCATCTACGCGGCTTCGGAAGCCCCCATTGAGGGCGTGGACTCGGAAAAACTTGTGGCAGGTATCAAGGCCCATGGACACAAGGAAGCCTGCTTTGCCCCGGATTTCACCCAGGCACTATCCATCATCACCCATAAGGCAAAGCCGGGAGATATGGTGCTCACCCTAGGGGCCGGGGATGTATATACCCTTGGGGAAAAACTGGTGGAGATTTTGTAA
- the murB gene encoding UDP-N-acetylmuramate dehydrogenase, translating into MVIGDDIKKMFASFAPETHKAMDRYTSFRVGGPADLLVLPQNIEQVICLVKTAKKIELPITIIGGGTNVLISDKGIRGLVMVLTRLKQGIEQTTPLINTGGDSPDRIYLTALAGESLGHICRFAADSGLAGLAWAAGIPGTIGGAVMMNAGAFGSDMSQIVTQIEVLDLTTLETVVLPRNSLHFSYRKLALENSIVLKVKLGLTRADAETVKDEFYRNLKTKQSTQPVSQASAGCFFKNPPGSKSAGFLIEQAGMKKARCNGAMVSDLHANFIVNHGNACAKDILDLAGQVKKSVYEKFGINLKEEVKTIGN; encoded by the coding sequence ATGGTGATAGGCGATGACATAAAAAAGATGTTCGCTTCCTTTGCGCCGGAAACGCACAAGGCCATGGACCGGTACACCAGTTTCAGGGTGGGCGGACCCGCGGATCTTCTGGTACTGCCGCAAAACATCGAACAGGTGATCTGCCTTGTTAAAACCGCAAAAAAAATTGAGCTGCCAATTACGATTATCGGCGGCGGCACCAATGTGCTTATATCCGACAAAGGAATCAGGGGGCTTGTGATGGTTCTCACCCGGTTGAAACAGGGAATTGAGCAAACCACACCGCTCATAAACACAGGCGGTGACTCACCGGACCGGATCTATTTGACAGCTCTTGCCGGAGAGTCTCTTGGTCATATTTGCAGATTCGCTGCTGACTCAGGCCTGGCCGGTCTGGCGTGGGCAGCCGGGATTCCAGGCACCATTGGCGGTGCCGTCATGATGAATGCAGGGGCCTTTGGCAGCGACATGAGCCAAATTGTAACACAAATCGAGGTATTGGACCTTACCACCTTGGAAACAGTGGTTCTCCCGAGAAACAGTCTTCACTTTTCCTACCGAAAACTTGCCCTTGAAAACAGTATTGTGCTCAAGGTCAAACTTGGGCTGACCAGGGCTGACGCCGAAACCGTCAAGGATGAATTTTACCGCAACCTTAAAACAAAACAATCTACCCAGCCGGTGTCCCAGGCATCTGCCGGGTGTTTTTTCAAAAATCCCCCGGGTTCTAAATCAGCAGGCTTTCTCATTGAGCAGGCCGGCATGAAAAAAGCCCGATGCAACGGGGCCATGGTCTCTGATCTGCACGCCAATTTCATTGTCAACCACGGCAACGCCTGCGCAAAAGATATCCTGGACCTGGCCGGCCAGGTAAAAAAAAGCGTATATGAAAAATTTGGGATTAACCTTAAAGAAGAGGTGAAAACCATTGGCAACTAA
- a CDS encoding cell division protein FtsQ/DivIB has product MATKKISQNRYKVQPKKVSGAGLAATAPAQNKYKVQVKKTRKLKPFLRDKAFWGKIFLTLFVGAMSFGCIYIHDALLQSPPFDVKTIMIDGLNRVTRDEVLARTGLDKPANIFELQPDMLEKELNTHPWIRISTVKRQLLSTISIKIEEQEPLAIVTIENLADIVINAQGAPFKEYEPAKDNLKALPVISGVDLSLSNSTYLFEGELFNAVMEILKIKGFGQIQTIFGDENTGILINILNTHPNTGFTENPGETESENKTVLPVKLGFDRFEKKLARARQIQRYMETNYPDKTISAIDLFSLEKVFVTTEDAAQNTIAKGV; this is encoded by the coding sequence TTGGCAACTAAAAAAATCTCTCAAAACAGGTACAAAGTGCAGCCTAAAAAGGTCAGCGGCGCGGGCCTGGCAGCCACAGCGCCAGCTCAAAACAAGTACAAGGTCCAGGTTAAAAAGACCCGGAAACTTAAACCTTTTTTGAGAGACAAAGCCTTTTGGGGAAAAATTTTTCTTACTCTTTTTGTCGGTGCTATGAGTTTTGGCTGCATCTACATACACGATGCGCTTCTCCAGAGCCCGCCTTTTGATGTTAAAACCATTATGATTGATGGTCTTAACCGAGTGACCAGAGACGAGGTTCTGGCGCGGACAGGACTTGACAAGCCGGCCAATATTTTTGAACTGCAACCGGATATGCTTGAAAAAGAGCTGAATACCCATCCATGGATTCGCATCTCCACGGTGAAACGTCAGCTTTTATCAACCATTTCGATTAAAATTGAAGAGCAGGAACCCTTGGCCATCGTGACCATTGAAAACCTGGCAGACATTGTCATCAACGCCCAGGGAGCGCCCTTTAAGGAATATGAACCGGCCAAGGATAATCTAAAGGCGTTGCCGGTTATATCCGGGGTGGATTTAAGCCTGTCCAACAGTACTTACCTGTTTGAAGGCGAGTTGTTCAATGCAGTTATGGAAATTTTAAAAATAAAAGGGTTTGGACAGATCCAGACCATTTTCGGAGACGAAAATACCGGTATCCTCATAAACATATTAAACACACATCCGAATACAGGTTTCACAGAAAATCCCGGCGAAACGGAATCTGAAAACAAGACGGTTCTTCCGGTTAAACTCGGGTTTGACAGATTTGAAAAAAAACTTGCAAGGGCCAGGCAGATCCAACGCTATATGGAGACAAATTATCCGGATAAAACCATATCGGCCATAGATCTTTTCAGCCTGGAAAAGGTGTTTGTTACAACTGAGGATGCTGCCCAAAATACAATAGCAAAGGGGGTTTAA
- the ftsA gene encoding cell division protein FtsA, whose translation MQGNENLIVGLDIGTTKICAVVGEMFDDEINIIGVGSHPSTGLRKGSVVNIESTVDSIKKAVEEAELMADCNISSVFVGIAGNHIKGFNSHGIIAIKGREITEMDVERVIDAAKAVAIPPDREILHVISQEFIVDEMTSIRNPVGMTAVRLEAKIHIVTGAVSAARNIVKCCQKAGLEVCDIALQSLASGYAVLTNEEKELGCILADIGGGTTDLALFKDNNLKFIYELTVGGQNLTNDISVGLRTPLPEAEKIKKRHGTCIPQHVKAHDVIDVPAVGGRAPKRLPKTILSEILEPRVEEIFSLLKQELFSNGLENSFPAGFILTGGSVVMDGIAEMAESVFNVPVRIGQANRIGGLKDIVRNPAYATGVGLVIFGSKTSCRIQEVKSDSSGMQMILNKMKQWFKNII comes from the coding sequence TTGCAGGGAAACGAAAATTTAATAGTGGGACTTGACATCGGTACCACCAAAATCTGCGCAGTCGTAGGTGAAATGTTTGACGATGAGATCAACATCATCGGTGTGGGCTCTCATCCCTCCACGGGGCTTCGCAAAGGATCCGTGGTCAACATAGAGTCCACGGTGGATTCTATTAAAAAGGCTGTGGAGGAAGCCGAACTTATGGCCGACTGCAATATATCTTCGGTTTTCGTGGGGATTGCAGGCAACCACATCAAAGGATTCAACAGCCATGGCATCATTGCCATCAAAGGCCGTGAAATCACCGAAATGGATGTGGAACGTGTCATTGACGCGGCCAAGGCGGTTGCCATTCCCCCGGACAGGGAAATTCTGCATGTAATTTCACAAGAATTTATTGTGGATGAAATGACCTCCATCCGCAACCCCGTGGGCATGACGGCTGTGCGGCTGGAAGCCAAAATCCATATTGTCACAGGTGCGGTCTCTGCAGCGCGCAACATTGTCAAGTGCTGCCAAAAGGCAGGGCTTGAGGTCTGCGATATAGCCCTTCAATCGCTGGCCTCGGGCTATGCGGTTCTCACCAATGAAGAAAAGGAACTTGGCTGCATCCTGGCCGATATAGGCGGCGGAACCACAGACCTGGCTCTGTTCAAGGACAACAATTTAAAATTCATTTACGAACTCACTGTCGGCGGCCAAAACCTGACCAACGATATTTCCGTAGGGCTTCGTACCCCCTTGCCCGAAGCGGAAAAAATTAAAAAAAGACACGGTACCTGCATACCGCAACATGTCAAGGCCCATGATGTCATTGATGTGCCTGCGGTGGGGGGCAGAGCACCCAAGCGTCTGCCCAAGACTATTCTTTCTGAAATCCTGGAACCCCGGGTGGAGGAGATCTTTTCCCTGCTGAAACAGGAGTTGTTTTCAAATGGACTTGAAAACAGCTTTCCTGCCGGATTTATACTCACCGGCGGCAGCGTTGTCATGGACGGCATTGCTGAAATGGCAGAATCCGTATTCAACGTACCCGTTCGTATTGGTCAAGCCAACCGTATTGGTGGACTCAAGGATATTGTTAGAAACCCCGCATACGCCACAGGCGTTGGACTTGTCATTTTCGGATCAAAAACAAGTTGCCGTATCCAGGAGGTCAAGTCCGATTCCAGTGGGATGCAGATGATTTTAAATAAAATGAAACAATGGTTTAAAAATATAATTTAA
- the ftsZ gene encoding cell division protein FtsZ, producing MTFSYVENNNTAKIKVIGVGGAGGNAVNNMIDAKLQGVKFIAANTDAQALEHSRAEIKIQMGTQLTEGLGAGADPNVGKDAALESMEELREALADSHMVFITAGFGGGTGTGAAPVIAEICKDLGILTVAVASKPFSFEGKKRERAALDGLKKLQEITDTVIIIPNDRLRGIAGKGARMKDMFIKADEILHHSVKGITDLIMMPGHVNLDFADVKTTMQKAGKALMGIGIASGENRATEAAERAISHPLLEDISVSGAKGVLMNITSSSDLTLDEMTEACDRIYQEVGDDAEIIWGQTFDEELGDEIRITVIATGIGMEEPAFAENMRRFDPKTAQTQQMSAANGTYGSYRAQAYGQGAPEMGQSMPTCQQEPIARGVIRDATEEDMASWDEPVRVVPHKRMVGDDNQAQDYGMNYDNDDLEIPTFLRRKAD from the coding sequence ATGACTTTTTCTTATGTGGAGAACAACAACACGGCAAAAATTAAGGTCATCGGTGTCGGCGGGGCCGGCGGCAACGCGGTCAACAATATGATTGATGCCAAACTTCAGGGAGTTAAATTCATTGCGGCCAACACCGATGCCCAGGCCCTTGAGCATTCCAGGGCGGAAATCAAAATTCAAATGGGCACCCAGCTTACCGAAGGCCTTGGAGCCGGTGCAGATCCAAATGTGGGCAAAGACGCTGCCTTGGAAAGCATGGAGGAGCTGCGTGAAGCACTTGCAGACAGCCATATGGTTTTTATTACCGCCGGATTCGGCGGTGGTACCGGTACAGGTGCCGCACCCGTGATTGCAGAAATATGCAAGGACCTTGGCATTCTTACGGTAGCGGTTGCTTCCAAACCCTTTTCCTTTGAGGGGAAGAAAAGGGAACGGGCAGCCCTGGACGGCTTAAAAAAACTGCAGGAAATTACGGACACCGTCATCATCATTCCCAATGATCGGCTTCGCGGCATTGCCGGCAAAGGAGCACGCATGAAGGACATGTTCATCAAAGCCGATGAAATTTTGCACCACTCCGTTAAAGGCATCACTGACCTGATCATGATGCCCGGTCACGTCAATCTGGACTTTGCCGACGTAAAAACCACCATGCAGAAAGCAGGCAAGGCGTTAATGGGTATTGGGATCGCCTCAGGGGAAAACCGGGCCACGGAAGCGGCTGAACGGGCCATTTCACATCCGCTGCTGGAAGATATCTCCGTATCCGGTGCCAAGGGCGTACTGATGAATATCACATCAAGTTCTGATCTGACCCTTGACGAAATGACCGAAGCCTGCGACCGCATCTATCAGGAAGTCGGTGACGATGCAGAAATCATCTGGGGCCAGACCTTTGACGAAGAGCTTGGCGATGAAATCCGCATCACCGTCATCGCCACAGGTATCGGTATGGAAGAGCCCGCATTTGCTGAAAATATGCGCAGATTTGACCCCAAAACAGCCCAGACCCAGCAGATGTCTGCGGCCAACGGCACATATGGCTCATACCGGGCCCAGGCCTATGGCCAGGGCGCACCCGAAATGGGACAGAGCATGCCTACCTGCCAGCAGGAACCCATTGCCAGGGGTGTTATAAGGGACGCCACAGAAGAGGATATGGCCAGCTGGGATGAACCGGTGCGTGTTGTTCCCCACAAACGCATGGTGGGGGATGACAACCAGGCCCAGGACTACGGCATGAATTATGACAATGACGATCTTGAGATTCCCACCTTCTTAAGACGCAAAGCCGATTAG